From Carettochelys insculpta isolate YL-2023 chromosome 3, ASM3395843v1, whole genome shotgun sequence, a single genomic window includes:
- the MYCN gene encoding N-myc proto-oncogene protein: MPGMVSKNPDLEFDSLQPCFYPDEDDFYLCGPDSAPPGEDIWKKFELLPTPPLSPSRAGLQENPPGGAPVLWGGVALGGFRNRDPLDWASELLLLPPEADLWGSTDGGDLCETGFGEGNNLNSIIIQDCMWSGFSAREKLERAVSEKLQSKVGAAVAPVTSGASTNTSNPEGTNSNSRAELNNSVSECVDPAVVFPFPIHKREPVATVPAAGGMAGIRVNISGSSGISQGAVAAPQRSSRHTSATRANSSSGDDTLSDSDDEEEEEEDEEEEIDVVTVEKRRSSSNKAVTTLTITVRPKNATLASVRMQQNELILKRCAPIHQQHNYAAPSPYVESEDAPPQKKLKNDVPRQIKPMIQPKSKSSSPRNSDSEDSERRRNHNILERQRRNDLRSSFLTLRDHVPELVKNEKAAKVVILKKATDYVHSLQAEEHKLLLEKEKLQVRQQQLLKKIEQTRTC; the protein is encoded by the exons ATGCCAGGGATGGTCAGTAAAAACCCAGACCTCGAGTTTGACTCTTTGCAGCCCTGCTTCTATCCAGACGAAGATGATTTCTATTTGTGCGGTCCAGACTCTGctcccccaggggaggacatCTGGAAAAAGTTTGAACTGCTGCCTACCCCTCCTCTGTCTCCCAGCCGGGCAGGACTTCAGGAGAACCCCCCAGGAGGGGCCCCAgtactgtggggaggggtggctctaGGGGGATTCCGAAACCGTGATCCTCTGGACTGGGCAtctgaactgctgctgctgccccctgaggCCGACCTTTGGGGCAGCACGGATGGAGGAGACTTATGTGAGACGGGCTTTGGGGAGGGCAACAACCTCAACTCCATCATCATCCAGGATTGTATGTGGAGTGGCTTTTCCGCCCGTGAGAAGCTGGAGAGGGCAGTGAGTGAGAAACTGCAgagcaaagtgggagcagcagtggccccTGTGACATCTGGGGCATCCACCAACACCAGCAACCCTGAGGGcaccaacagcaacagcagagcagagctcaaCAACTCTGTGTCAGAGTGCGTGGACCCTGCAGTGGTGTTTCCCTTCCCCATCCACAAGAGGGAGCCAGTGGCAACAGTCCCAGCAGCAGGGGGGATGGCTGGCATCCGGGTGAACATTAGTGGGAGCAGTGGGATCTCCCAGGGGGCTGTAGCTGCCCCCCAACGCAGCAGCCGCCACACAAGTGCCACCAGAGCCAACAGCAGCTCAGGAGATGATACTCTCAGTGACTCAG atgatgaagaagaggaggaagaggatgaagaGGAAGAAATTGATGTTGTGACAGTGGAGAAGAGGCGCTCTTCCTCCAACAAGGCTGTTACTACCCTTACTATTACTGTGCGCCCTAAAAATGCCACCTTGGCATCAGTGAGAATGCAGCAAAATGAACTGATTCTAAAGCGTTGTGCCCCGATTCACCAGCAACATAATTATGCTGCCCCTTCTCCATATGTGGAAAGCGAAGATGCCCCGCCACAGAAAAAGCTAAAAAATGATGTGCCCCGTCAAATAAAACCTATGATCCAACCAAAGTCTAAGAGTTCAAGTCCTCGAAATTCAGATTCAGAAGACAGTGAACGTCGGCGCAACCACAATATTCTGGAACGTCAGCGGCGTAATGACCTGCGATCTAGTTTCCTCACATTAAGGGACCATGTACCTGAATTGGTTAAAAACGAGAAAGCTGCAAAAGTAGTCATCTTGAAAAAAGCCACTGATTATGTCCATTCCCTTCAGGCAGAGGAACACAAGTTACTGCTGGAAAAGGAAAAATTGCAAGTCAGACAACAACAGTTGTTAAAGAAAATAGAACAGACACGGACTtgctaa